Proteins found in one Asterias rubens chromosome 12, eAstRub1.3, whole genome shotgun sequence genomic segment:
- the LOC117297572 gene encoding uncharacterized protein LOC117297572 — MAACSCRTIIATLLCLLICGDYFILPSDGKVIYNFVYYSYKKKPKLERQFKLSMRQCERYECSQEQGLDLVKCARICTAPECYMEIYGHDELEHGEVDVRSSSFKGCWRKNVYRANKADL, encoded by the exons ATGGCCGCCTGCTCTTGTCGAACTATTATTGCTACACTTCTCTGTCTTCTAATCTGTGGTGACTACTTCATCTTGCCCTCAGATGGGAAAGtgatttacaattttgtttactattcCTACAAGAAGAAACCCAAACTG GAACGTCAGTTTAAACTGAGCATGAGGCAATGTGAACGATACGAATGCAGTCAAGAACAAGGGCTGGACCTGGTCAAATGTGCAAGGATATGTACAGCTCCAGAGTGCTACATGGAAATATACGGCCATGATGAG TTGGAGCATGGAGAGGTTGATGTCAGGTCCTCATCATTTAAGGGTTGCTGGAGAAAAAACGTCTACAGAGCTAACAAGgctgacctttga
- the LOC117297605 gene encoding 2-(3-amino-3-carboxypropyl)histidine synthase subunit 2-like isoform X1, with amino-acid sequence MFSTMATAFSTDGSEVIQRSLEVNTVEKSSSENALLTSFEIPQCVDFIQKNSYQRVALQFPDELLSDAASVIGILQKETDAAVFILADTSYGSCCVDEVAAQHAKADSIIHFGKSCLSPTSRLPVLYVFGHRALDEDKCSGVFQEFFGGGGASQPVVVMYDVVFSHCIDSLARRFQEIHPQVVISRLVDPGVFTDVPTQKSQNSNGNASTDEGTDVDLALMSNAHTFCQFGRRFTIASQQSLDDYAVFYIGSNQSATLTNLMMTYNKCPFFTFDPKKQHGQRETLNVNRALMKRFYMIERARDANVVGIVAGTLGVRDYLTVINQLKTLLKKAGKKTYTFVVGKLNVAKLANFMEVDIYVLVSCPENSLIDSQEFYKPVVTPFEMEIACNRAREWTGDYVTDFRQLLPGASKHVELPSDDSGPDSTADVSLITGKVRSMKTAEDISGESTTAVMRRDEDMTVSTVHTNAGEFLAGRSWQGLEQQLGQTPVTKATEGRRGIAASYSEENS; translated from the exons ATGTTTA GTACCATGGCTACAGCATTCAGTACAGATGGGTCGGAGGTCATCCAGAGGTCACTGGAGGTCAACACTGTTGAAAAGTCCTCATCTGAGAATGCCCTACTAACGTCCTTTGAGATTCCTCAGTGTGTGGACTTCATCCAGAAAAATTCATATCAAAGG GTTGCGTTGCAGTTTCCGGATGAGCTTTTATCAGATGCAGCATCAGTCATTGGCATTCTACAGAAAGAGACCGATGCTGCAGTCTTTATTCTTGCAGATACCTCATATGGAAG CTGTTGTGTGGATGAGGTTGCAGCTCAACATGCCAAAGCAGACAGCATCATTCATTTTGGCAAGTCGTGTCTCAGCCCAACATCGAGGCTCCCTGTACTTTACGTCTTCGGTCATCGAGCCCTTGATGAAGACAAATGCTCTGGTGTCTTTCAGGAATTCTTTGGTGGTGGTGGTGCTTCCCAGCCTGTTGTAGTCATGTATGACGTTGTGTTTTCACACTGCATAG ATTCCCTTGCGAGAAGATTCCAGGAGATTCATCCACAGGTTGTCATATCAAGACTCGTAGACCCCGGAGTCTTCACCGATGTACCAACTCAGAAATCCCAAAACTCAAATGGTAACGCCTCCACTGATGAAGGAACAGATGTGGACCTCGCTCTGATGTCCAACGCACACACATTCTGTCAATTTGGACGTAGGTTTACAATCGCGAGTCAACAGTCGCTCGATGATTATGCTGTGTTCTACATTGGTTCCAATCAGAGTGCAACTCTTACCAACCTCATGATGACATATAATAAATGTCCGTTCTTCACCTTTGACCCTAAGAAACAGCACGGACAACGGGAAACGCTGAACGTCAACAGAGCCCTGATGAAACGGTTTTACATGATTGAGAGGGCGCGAGACGCTAATGTTGTTGGCATTGTGGCTGGAACCCTTGGCGTTAGGGATTATCTGACAGTCATAAACCAACTCAAAACTCTCCTTAAAAAGGCGGGGAAAAAGACATATACATTTGTGGTCGGGAAACTCAACGTTGCCAAGCTGGCAAACTTCATGGAGGTTGATATTTACGTCTTAGTCTCATGCCCGGAAAACAGCTTGATCGACTCGCAGGAGTTTTACAAGCCCGTTGTTACGCCATTCGAAATGGAAATTGCTTGCAACAGAGCAAGGGAATGGACAGGAGACTACGTAACAGACTTCAGGCAACTATTACCAG GTGCTTCTAAACATGTTGAGCTTCCATCTGATGATTCTGGTCCAGACTCAACCGCAGATGTCTCACTAATAACTGGTAAAGTGAGATCCATGAAGACAGCCGAGGACATATCTGGAGAATCTACAACTGCTGTGATGAGAAGGGATGAGGACATGACTGTTAGCACAGTGCATACTAATGCCG GTGAATTCTTGGCAGGGAGGTCTTGGCAGGGCTTGGAGCAGCAACTTGGACAAACACCAGTCACTAAAGCCACAGAGGGAAGAAGAGGAATTGCAGCCAGCTACAGCGAAGAAAATAGCTAA
- the LOC117297605 gene encoding 2-(3-amino-3-carboxypropyl)histidine synthase subunit 2-like isoform X2: MATAFSTDGSEVIQRSLEVNTVEKSSSENALLTSFEIPQCVDFIQKNSYQRVALQFPDELLSDAASVIGILQKETDAAVFILADTSYGSCCVDEVAAQHAKADSIIHFGKSCLSPTSRLPVLYVFGHRALDEDKCSGVFQEFFGGGGASQPVVVMYDVVFSHCIDSLARRFQEIHPQVVISRLVDPGVFTDVPTQKSQNSNGNASTDEGTDVDLALMSNAHTFCQFGRRFTIASQQSLDDYAVFYIGSNQSATLTNLMMTYNKCPFFTFDPKKQHGQRETLNVNRALMKRFYMIERARDANVVGIVAGTLGVRDYLTVINQLKTLLKKAGKKTYTFVVGKLNVAKLANFMEVDIYVLVSCPENSLIDSQEFYKPVVTPFEMEIACNRAREWTGDYVTDFRQLLPGASKHVELPSDDSGPDSTADVSLITGKVRSMKTAEDISGESTTAVMRRDEDMTVSTVHTNAGEFLAGRSWQGLEQQLGQTPVTKATEGRRGIAASYSEENS, from the exons ATGGCTACAGCATTCAGTACAGATGGGTCGGAGGTCATCCAGAGGTCACTGGAGGTCAACACTGTTGAAAAGTCCTCATCTGAGAATGCCCTACTAACGTCCTTTGAGATTCCTCAGTGTGTGGACTTCATCCAGAAAAATTCATATCAAAGG GTTGCGTTGCAGTTTCCGGATGAGCTTTTATCAGATGCAGCATCAGTCATTGGCATTCTACAGAAAGAGACCGATGCTGCAGTCTTTATTCTTGCAGATACCTCATATGGAAG CTGTTGTGTGGATGAGGTTGCAGCTCAACATGCCAAAGCAGACAGCATCATTCATTTTGGCAAGTCGTGTCTCAGCCCAACATCGAGGCTCCCTGTACTTTACGTCTTCGGTCATCGAGCCCTTGATGAAGACAAATGCTCTGGTGTCTTTCAGGAATTCTTTGGTGGTGGTGGTGCTTCCCAGCCTGTTGTAGTCATGTATGACGTTGTGTTTTCACACTGCATAG ATTCCCTTGCGAGAAGATTCCAGGAGATTCATCCACAGGTTGTCATATCAAGACTCGTAGACCCCGGAGTCTTCACCGATGTACCAACTCAGAAATCCCAAAACTCAAATGGTAACGCCTCCACTGATGAAGGAACAGATGTGGACCTCGCTCTGATGTCCAACGCACACACATTCTGTCAATTTGGACGTAGGTTTACAATCGCGAGTCAACAGTCGCTCGATGATTATGCTGTGTTCTACATTGGTTCCAATCAGAGTGCAACTCTTACCAACCTCATGATGACATATAATAAATGTCCGTTCTTCACCTTTGACCCTAAGAAACAGCACGGACAACGGGAAACGCTGAACGTCAACAGAGCCCTGATGAAACGGTTTTACATGATTGAGAGGGCGCGAGACGCTAATGTTGTTGGCATTGTGGCTGGAACCCTTGGCGTTAGGGATTATCTGACAGTCATAAACCAACTCAAAACTCTCCTTAAAAAGGCGGGGAAAAAGACATATACATTTGTGGTCGGGAAACTCAACGTTGCCAAGCTGGCAAACTTCATGGAGGTTGATATTTACGTCTTAGTCTCATGCCCGGAAAACAGCTTGATCGACTCGCAGGAGTTTTACAAGCCCGTTGTTACGCCATTCGAAATGGAAATTGCTTGCAACAGAGCAAGGGAATGGACAGGAGACTACGTAACAGACTTCAGGCAACTATTACCAG GTGCTTCTAAACATGTTGAGCTTCCATCTGATGATTCTGGTCCAGACTCAACCGCAGATGTCTCACTAATAACTGGTAAAGTGAGATCCATGAAGACAGCCGAGGACATATCTGGAGAATCTACAACTGCTGTGATGAGAAGGGATGAGGACATGACTGTTAGCACAGTGCATACTAATGCCG GTGAATTCTTGGCAGGGAGGTCTTGGCAGGGCTTGGAGCAGCAACTTGGACAAACACCAGTCACTAAAGCCACAGAGGGAAGAAGAGGAATTGCAGCCAGCTACAGCGAAGAAAATAGCTAA